In one window of Eggerthella guodeyinii DNA:
- a CDS encoding GNAT family N-acetyltransferase, with translation MALPSRATCAACAAVRLATRDDAEGMRAVYAPYVETPATFDVAVPSPDEFAARMADVMPAYPCLVLERAGRIVGFAYAHAQAGRAAYRWNAELSVYLEQGATGAGWGRALYDALLKLVRKQGILSAYGLVTVPNEASEHLHEAFGFERSWVQPHAGWKGGSWHDVAWYVKALAPFDDRPRDPMPFDECARMHEGFVRQVLADANAAVAAPGRRA, from the coding sequence ATGGCCCTCCCCTCACGCGCGACCTGCGCGGCCTGCGCGGCCGTCCGCTTGGCGACGCGCGACGACGCGGAAGGCATGCGCGCGGTGTACGCGCCGTACGTCGAGACGCCCGCCACCTTCGACGTCGCCGTGCCCTCCCCCGACGAGTTCGCCGCCCGCATGGCAGACGTGATGCCCGCCTACCCGTGCCTCGTCCTCGAGCGCGCCGGGCGCATCGTCGGGTTCGCGTACGCCCATGCCCAGGCGGGGCGCGCGGCGTACCGTTGGAACGCGGAGCTGTCGGTGTACCTGGAGCAGGGCGCGACCGGCGCCGGCTGGGGGCGCGCGCTGTACGACGCGCTGCTGAAGCTGGTGCGCAAGCAGGGCATCCTGAGCGCGTACGGCCTGGTGACCGTGCCGAACGAGGCGAGCGAGCACCTGCACGAGGCCTTCGGGTTCGAACGGTCCTGGGTGCAGCCGCACGCCGGCTGGAAGGGCGGCTCGTGGCACGACGTGGCGTGGTACGTGAAAGCGCTCGCGCCCTTCGACGACCGCCCGCGCGACCCGATGCCGTTCGACGAATGCGCCCGCATGCACGAGGGTTTCGTGCGGCAGGTCCTGGCCGACGCGAACGCCGCGGTCGCCGCGCCGGGCCGGCGCGCGTAG
- a CDS encoding helix-turn-helix transcriptional regulator — MDAASWATSGNIGRMAGTASRAGAVAPPASGATGKNLRMKAARVASDMSQADLAAAVGATRQTIGLIEAGGYNPSLKLCIAICKALGCTLDDLFWEEGA, encoded by the coding sequence ATGGACGCAGCATCGTGGGCGACGTCCGGAAACATCGGGCGCATGGCCGGCACCGCATCGCGCGCGGGCGCCGTCGCGCCGCCGGCATCCGGCGCGACGGGCAAGAACCTGCGCATGAAAGCCGCCCGGGTGGCGTCCGACATGTCCCAAGCCGACCTGGCCGCGGCGGTAGGGGCCACGCGCCAAACCATCGGCCTCATCGAAGCTGGCGGCTACAACCCCTCGCTCAAACTGTGCATCGCCATCTGCAAGGCGTTGGGATGCACCCTCGACGACCTGTTCTGGGAAGAGGGTGCGTGA
- the pheT gene encoding phenylalanine--tRNA ligase subunit beta: protein MKVSLKWLSEYVDVPADTKAFCDRLDLTGTGVEAVEKTGEAYDGVVVGYVETCEQHPDSDHMHVVSVNVGADEPTQIVCGAPNIAAGIKVPVATVGAVLPGDFKIKKSKLRGVTSCGMCCSQRELGMGSNHEGIWILPEDAPVGMPVADYLKLSDTVLDLEVTPNRPDCLSMAGMAREVGAMYRTDVKHPQIDLVEDADATPAADRVSVEIADASRCCRYTARVIQNVQVGPSPDWLAERVAAAGARSINNIVDVTNYILFLLGQPLHAFDFDTLAGADGKAHIIVRPAAEGERFTTLDGEDRQLVPDMTVIATPEHAVALAGVMGGLETEVTEATTTVLLEAAAFDRAHTSRTSRNLGLISEASMRYERGVDDNPVALNADMAAALIAEVSGGTVCPGMVDVWLEKTEPIDLTFRVPRFCAMMGAEIPREEVVDILSRLGCAVAETDDVDVLSVTAPTFRPDLEREIDLYEEVVRLWGMDRIPATLPGGRGRYGTRSHLEHVTDVINRAMCASGLNETMTYSFAEPGDLDRLRMSPEGLGQPVELINPLNADQSIMRQSIVPGLVRSVAYNQSRGVKNVQLYETGAVFFAHEGKKQPKERRRLAGVMAGAMGETGWNVAPAAFDFFDGKGVVESLARELALPKLRFKALAADEAPHLQPGRAAAVLSGGTELGWVGELHPLAVDAYHATAPIVAFELDVDALAKASRPARDYVDVPTFPAVSMDVAFVVDEGVTHEKLLQCMTSAGGKLLEDVRLFDVYRDDARVGVGKKSMAYALTYRAADRTLTSEEVDKAHERLIKKVSGATGAEVRG from the coding sequence ATGAAAGTATCTCTGAAATGGTTGAGTGAATACGTGGACGTGCCGGCGGACACGAAGGCGTTCTGCGACCGGCTCGATTTGACGGGCACGGGCGTCGAGGCGGTGGAGAAGACCGGCGAGGCGTACGACGGCGTGGTCGTGGGCTACGTGGAGACGTGCGAGCAGCACCCCGACAGCGACCACATGCACGTGGTCTCGGTGAACGTGGGCGCCGACGAGCCGACGCAGATCGTGTGCGGCGCGCCGAACATCGCAGCCGGCATCAAGGTGCCGGTGGCCACCGTCGGCGCGGTGCTGCCCGGCGACTTCAAGATCAAGAAGTCCAAGCTGCGCGGCGTCACGAGCTGCGGCATGTGCTGCTCGCAGCGCGAGCTGGGCATGGGCAGCAATCACGAGGGCATCTGGATCCTGCCCGAGGACGCCCCCGTGGGCATGCCCGTCGCCGACTACCTCAAGCTGTCCGACACGGTGCTCGACCTCGAGGTCACGCCGAACCGCCCCGACTGCCTGAGCATGGCGGGCATGGCGCGCGAGGTGGGCGCGATGTACCGCACCGACGTGAAGCACCCGCAGATCGACCTCGTGGAGGACGCCGACGCAACCCCCGCGGCCGACCGGGTGAGCGTCGAGATCGCCGACGCGTCCCGCTGCTGCCGCTACACGGCGCGCGTCATCCAAAACGTGCAGGTGGGCCCGAGCCCCGACTGGCTGGCCGAGCGCGTGGCCGCCGCGGGCGCGCGTTCCATCAACAACATCGTGGACGTGACGAACTACATCCTGTTCCTGCTGGGCCAGCCGCTCCACGCGTTCGACTTCGACACGTTGGCGGGCGCGGACGGCAAGGCGCACATCATCGTGCGCCCGGCGGCCGAGGGCGAGCGGTTCACCACGCTCGACGGCGAAGATCGCCAGCTCGTGCCCGACATGACCGTCATCGCCACGCCCGAGCATGCCGTGGCGTTGGCCGGCGTCATGGGCGGTCTCGAGACCGAGGTCACCGAAGCCACCACCACGGTGCTGCTGGAGGCCGCCGCGTTCGACCGCGCGCACACGAGCCGCACGAGCCGCAACCTGGGCCTGATCAGCGAGGCGTCCATGCGCTACGAGCGCGGGGTGGACGACAACCCGGTGGCCCTCAACGCCGACATGGCCGCCGCGCTCATTGCCGAGGTGTCGGGCGGCACGGTGTGCCCCGGCATGGTGGACGTGTGGCTGGAGAAGACCGAGCCCATCGATCTGACGTTCCGCGTTCCGCGCTTCTGCGCCATGATGGGCGCCGAGATCCCGCGCGAGGAGGTCGTCGACATCCTCAGCCGCCTGGGCTGCGCGGTGGCCGAGACCGACGACGTCGACGTGCTGTCCGTGACGGCGCCGACGTTCCGCCCCGACCTCGAGCGCGAGATCGACCTGTACGAGGAAGTGGTGCGCCTCTGGGGCATGGACCGCATCCCGGCCACGCTGCCGGGCGGCCGCGGCCGCTACGGCACGCGCTCGCACCTCGAGCACGTGACCGACGTCATCAACCGCGCGATGTGCGCAAGCGGTCTCAACGAGACGATGACCTACTCGTTCGCCGAGCCGGGCGACCTCGATCGCCTGCGCATGAGCCCTGAGGGCCTGGGCCAGCCGGTGGAGCTTATCAACCCGCTGAACGCCGACCAGTCCATCATGCGCCAGAGCATCGTCCCGGGCCTCGTGCGCAGCGTCGCCTACAATCAGAGCCGCGGCGTGAAGAACGTGCAGCTCTACGAGACGGGCGCCGTGTTCTTCGCGCACGAGGGCAAGAAGCAGCCGAAGGAGCGCCGCCGCCTCGCCGGCGTCATGGCCGGCGCCATGGGCGAGACCGGGTGGAACGTCGCGCCCGCCGCGTTCGACTTCTTCGACGGCAAGGGCGTGGTGGAGAGCCTCGCGCGCGAGCTGGCGCTGCCGAAACTGCGCTTCAAGGCGCTCGCGGCCGACGAGGCGCCGCACCTGCAGCCCGGCCGCGCGGCCGCGGTGCTGTCCGGCGGCACGGAGCTCGGCTGGGTGGGCGAGCTGCACCCGCTGGCGGTGGACGCGTATCACGCGACGGCGCCCATCGTGGCGTTCGAGCTGGACGTGGACGCCCTCGCGAAGGCCAGCCGCCCCGCGCGCGACTACGTGGACGTGCCGACGTTCCCGGCCGTGTCGATGGACGTGGCGTTCGTCGTGGACGAGGGCGTCACGCACGAGAAGCTGCTGCAGTGCATGACCTCGGCCGGTGGCAAGCTCTTGGAGGACGTGCGCCTGTTCGACGTGTACCGCGACGACGCGCGCGTCGGCGTCGGCAAGAAGTCCATGGCGTACGCGCTCACGTACCGCGCCGCCGACCGCACGCTCACGAGCGAAGAGGTGGACAAGGCGCACGAGCGCCTGATCAAGAAGGTGTCCGGCGCCACCGGCGCCGAAGTGCGCGGGTAG
- a CDS encoding helix-turn-helix transcriptional regulator, whose translation MQPQRLFEIVYLLMDRGSSTTAELAAKLEVSERTVRRDVDALSAAGVPVYMTRGKGGGVHLMDGYVLDRSVLSEREQSDIMAALSALNRTGAADVASDETAARLGRLFQRENVDWLDMDFSFWGAPPNYRAAFDTIRNATIGRHPLSFAYFDAAGNRTERTVEPAQLVFKESSWYLRAWCRERAAWRTFKLFRIDWETLSIAPETFQARPMPAFDERGHMTGSDRLVMRFAPEAETRVREEFAPETITRETDGSWRVDLVCDINERTRYYLLSFGPLLEVLEPVDVRAWLQEQAQAVARRYSESDSEGSF comes from the coding sequence ATGCAGCCCCAGCGCCTGTTCGAGATCGTCTACCTGCTGATGGACCGCGGTTCCTCCACCACGGCCGAGCTGGCGGCCAAGCTGGAGGTGTCCGAGCGCACGGTGCGCCGCGACGTGGACGCGCTGTCGGCGGCGGGCGTGCCCGTGTACATGACGCGTGGCAAGGGCGGCGGCGTGCACCTCATGGACGGCTACGTGCTGGACCGCTCGGTGCTCAGCGAGCGCGAGCAGAGCGACATCATGGCCGCGCTCTCGGCGCTCAACCGCACCGGTGCCGCAGACGTAGCGAGCGACGAGACGGCCGCGCGCCTCGGGCGGCTGTTCCAGCGCGAGAACGTCGATTGGCTCGACATGGACTTCTCGTTCTGGGGCGCACCGCCGAACTACCGCGCCGCGTTCGACACCATCCGCAACGCCACCATCGGACGGCACCCGCTGTCGTTCGCGTACTTCGACGCCGCGGGCAACCGCACCGAGCGCACGGTGGAGCCCGCGCAGCTCGTGTTCAAGGAATCGTCATGGTACCTGCGCGCCTGGTGCCGCGAGCGCGCGGCGTGGCGCACGTTCAAGCTGTTCCGCATCGACTGGGAGACGCTCAGCATCGCGCCCGAGACGTTTCAGGCGCGCCCGATGCCCGCGTTCGACGAGCGGGGCCACATGACGGGCAGCGATCGGCTGGTCATGCGCTTCGCGCCCGAAGCGGAAACGCGCGTGCGCGAGGAGTTCGCGCCCGAGACGATCACGCGCGAGACCGACGGCAGCTGGCGCGTCGACCTCGTCTGCGACATCAACGAACGCACGCGCTACTACCTGCTGTCGTTCGGCCCGTTGCTCGAGGTGCTCGAGCCCGTCGACGTGCGCGCCTGGCTGCAAGAGCAGGCGCAAGCCGTTGCACGACGCTATAGCGAAAGCGACTCCGAAGGCAGCTTCTAG
- a CDS encoding serine hydrolase — MAKVLKTIKHRLKRQPALVAGVLVGAAAVLAIGVGTMAANAVHAEDPIAVADEAIAALPEATAQTDGDAAANAEAEAKDDPRVVAEDARTALDAASGTEDVNLFSSVTGIARTLASDEIADVESAIAAFHDAGFNVGFVMYDLTTREGVGYNADQQFFSASTVKAPFVAFAAQDMVDGGKASFDDEVVEDVILDGTGVMASDDIDRYDLQTVMSNTIVHSDNTGYGLLRERFDQGDFEAWCAAADVDAAAWQGEWYPSYTPRDLAKLWLNIGAYVAEGEGNAAWLSDVLQQTDLSFLREALGDRHRVLSKPGYEIDTLWYDMGALNDAGLVIADTDAYVLVIMSDADYDDEYFTDNEHLIVDLASALGATHDRLLFEGGAA, encoded by the coding sequence GTGGCAAAGGTTCTCAAAACGATCAAGCATCGGCTGAAGCGCCAGCCCGCCCTCGTCGCGGGCGTGCTCGTGGGCGCTGCGGCGGTGCTCGCCATCGGCGTAGGCACCATGGCGGCGAACGCCGTGCATGCCGAGGACCCCATCGCCGTCGCCGACGAGGCCATCGCCGCGCTGCCCGAAGCCACCGCGCAGACCGACGGCGACGCGGCCGCGAACGCCGAGGCCGAGGCGAAGGACGACCCGCGCGTCGTGGCCGAGGACGCCCGCACGGCGCTCGACGCCGCATCCGGAACCGAGGACGTGAACCTGTTCAGCTCGGTCACCGGCATCGCGCGCACGCTGGCCTCCGACGAGATCGCCGACGTGGAAAGCGCCATCGCCGCGTTCCACGATGCGGGCTTCAACGTGGGCTTCGTCATGTACGACCTCACCACGCGCGAAGGCGTGGGCTACAACGCCGACCAGCAGTTCTTCTCGGCCAGCACGGTGAAGGCGCCGTTCGTGGCCTTCGCGGCGCAGGACATGGTGGACGGCGGCAAGGCCTCCTTCGACGATGAGGTGGTGGAGGACGTCATCCTCGACGGCACGGGCGTCATGGCGTCCGACGACATCGACCGCTACGACCTGCAAACCGTCATGAGCAACACCATCGTGCATTCGGACAACACCGGCTACGGGTTGCTGCGCGAGCGTTTCGACCAGGGCGATTTCGAGGCGTGGTGCGCCGCGGCCGACGTGGACGCCGCCGCGTGGCAGGGCGAATGGTACCCCTCCTACACGCCGCGCGACCTGGCGAAGCTGTGGCTGAACATCGGCGCGTACGTGGCCGAGGGGGAGGGCAACGCCGCATGGCTCTCCGACGTGCTGCAGCAGACCGACCTGTCGTTTCTGCGCGAGGCGCTGGGCGATCGGCACCGCGTTTTGTCGAAGCCCGGCTACGAAATAGACACGCTCTGGTACGACATGGGCGCCCTCAACGACGCGGGCCTCGTGATCGCCGATACTGACGCCTACGTCCTCGTCATCATGTCCGATGCCGATTACGACGACGAATACTTCACCGATAACGAGCACCTGATCGTCGACCTCGCGTCCGCGTTGGGCGCGACGCACGATCGTCTGTTGTTCGAAGGAGGCGCAGCATGA
- a CDS encoding SH3 domain-containing protein, translating into METTRLCKTALGGFGAALLLTAGLATTAFASEAVTTMATTAPLNLRDASNINAGVIDVMPEGTSVPVYGMTTDGWYHVKYQDKEGFCYYRFLNFEGSEDGTVRDGKATTMYATAPLNVREQPSTDSRIVGSLAVDEGVNVVAKHDGWFTVSIDGVDRYCYGEYLGFGQGGYTPAAEDTAGNSTMNQLTTSAPLNVRTAPSTDATIIGSFPAGTAVNVLAVEGDWYQVKFGDTTGYSYAEYLR; encoded by the coding sequence ATGGAGACTACGAGGCTTTGCAAGACGGCGCTCGGCGGGTTCGGGGCCGCCCTGCTGCTCACCGCGGGACTGGCCACCACCGCGTTCGCGTCCGAGGCGGTGACCACCATGGCAACCACCGCGCCGCTCAACCTGCGCGACGCGTCGAACATCAACGCCGGCGTCATCGACGTGATGCCGGAGGGTACGTCCGTGCCGGTGTACGGCATGACCACCGACGGCTGGTACCACGTGAAGTACCAGGACAAAGAGGGTTTCTGCTACTACCGGTTCCTGAACTTCGAGGGCTCGGAAGACGGCACCGTCCGCGACGGCAAGGCCACCACGATGTACGCCACCGCGCCGCTCAACGTGCGCGAGCAGCCCAGCACCGACAGCCGCATCGTGGGCTCGTTGGCCGTCGACGAGGGCGTGAACGTGGTCGCGAAGCACGACGGCTGGTTCACCGTGAGCATCGACGGCGTCGACCGGTACTGCTACGGCGAGTACCTCGGCTTCGGCCAGGGCGGCTACACGCCGGCCGCCGAGGACACCGCCGGCAACAGCACCATGAACCAGCTGACCACCTCGGCGCCGCTCAACGTGCGCACGGCGCCCAGCACGGATGCGACCATCATCGGGTCGTTCCCGGCGGGCACCGCGGTGAACGTGCTGGCCGTGGAAGGCGACTGGTACCAGGTGAAGTTCGGCGACACCACGGGCTACTCGTACGCCGAGTACCTGCGCTAG
- a CDS encoding coiled-coil domain-containing protein, protein MRSVARWHAPAPSAILAAMLTLALCLSGGALGGQAAPRAWADEAEEAQKAVDDAQATLDDAETRMESIAGDYDALKQDVDELQTRVDEITAQAKDAQQAVIEGRTALGKTAAYEYLNGGSSQSLVTMVLEAQSFSDLIRNLTYLGSVMQFHADEVEAQKERSAQYEQLIDDLNFQKDEQEKKLEELEAKRAEAESVLSEANSKLSNAQSDQAARLEALKQKAEELAAADGATEPVIDENANTLGREDVVDAGTPVQPDPNPTPPAQDPAPSPDPTPDPGVSWSTGIASAYGGSTDPYTPNPGTTATGAVCDDYSMGVAIPVSWPNFRSYFGRTVEISYNGQTVLATINDCGGMGGGSRSLDLQPGVWKAFGFSSCLDWGLRTVSYRIL, encoded by the coding sequence ATGAGATCCGTTGCACGCTGGCACGCACCCGCACCGAGCGCGATACTCGCGGCGATGCTGACGCTTGCGCTCTGCCTGAGCGGCGGAGCCCTGGGCGGGCAGGCGGCTCCGCGCGCGTGGGCCGACGAGGCCGAGGAAGCGCAGAAGGCGGTCGATGACGCGCAGGCAACGCTCGACGACGCCGAGACGCGCATGGAGAGCATCGCGGGCGACTACGACGCTCTCAAGCAGGACGTGGACGAGCTGCAGACGCGCGTCGACGAGATCACGGCCCAGGCCAAGGACGCCCAGCAAGCGGTCATCGAGGGCCGCACGGCGCTCGGCAAGACGGCGGCGTACGAGTACCTCAACGGCGGTTCGTCGCAGTCGCTCGTGACCATGGTGCTCGAGGCGCAAAGCTTCAGCGACCTCATACGCAACCTCACCTACCTCGGCTCGGTCATGCAGTTCCACGCCGACGAGGTGGAGGCGCAGAAGGAACGCTCGGCCCAGTACGAGCAGCTCATCGACGACTTGAACTTCCAGAAGGACGAGCAGGAGAAGAAGCTCGAGGAGCTGGAGGCGAAGCGCGCAGAGGCCGAAAGCGTGCTGTCCGAGGCGAACTCCAAGCTGTCGAACGCGCAGAGCGATCAGGCCGCGCGCCTGGAAGCGCTCAAGCAGAAGGCCGAGGAACTGGCCGCGGCCGACGGCGCCACCGAGCCGGTCATCGACGAGAACGCGAACACCCTCGGCCGCGAGGACGTGGTCGATGCGGGCACGCCGGTTCAGCCCGATCCGAATCCGACGCCCCCGGCGCAAGACCCTGCGCCCTCGCCCGATCCGACGCCCGATCCCGGCGTCAGCTGGTCCACCGGCATAGCGTCCGCCTACGGCGGGTCCACCGACCCCTACACGCCCAATCCGGGCACCACCGCGACGGGCGCCGTCTGCGACGACTACTCCATGGGCGTGGCCATTCCCGTGTCGTGGCCGAACTTCCGCTCGTATTTCGGGCGCACCGTGGAAATCTCCTACAACGGGCAAACCGTGCTGGCCACCATCAACGACTGCGGCGGTATGGGCGGCGGCAGCCGGTCGCTCGACTTGCAGCCCGGCGTGTGGAAGGCGTTCGGCTTCTCGTCGTGCCTCGACTGGGGTCTGCGGACGGTCAGCTACCGCATCCTATAG
- a CDS encoding TorD/DmsD family molecular chaperone, whose protein sequence is MVNDVASEGAKEGASEGVEEGREAFAAACELLALSFRYPTPELVAVVSSGEWAEAAREIATALGLALPAGWDAGADACAGSDPETLLHVLRVETTRLFVGAPEPVVSPYEGVWRAADDGVQPLLFVNPHSMDVERFMRSCGIGRIEGTNEPLDHVATELEFVQWLSVVARDGVPAPGGVEAPDGGWAGAADRFLSEHVQTWMPRFARKAVAESREPFYRSAAMLLEAFVR, encoded by the coding sequence ATGGTGAATGACGTCGCGAGCGAGGGCGCGAAGGAGGGCGCGAGTGAGGGAGTGGAAGAGGGCCGGGAAGCCTTTGCGGCGGCCTGCGAATTGCTCGCGCTCTCTTTCCGCTATCCAACGCCTGAGCTGGTTGCAGTCGTTTCGTCCGGCGAATGGGCCGAAGCTGCACGCGAGATCGCGACAGCGCTCGGCCTGGCCCTGCCCGCCGGCTGGGACGCGGGGGCCGACGCCTGCGCGGGCTCCGATCCCGAAACCCTGCTGCACGTGCTCCGCGTCGAGACGACGCGCCTGTTCGTCGGCGCCCCTGAGCCTGTGGTCAGCCCGTACGAGGGCGTCTGGCGAGCGGCCGACGACGGCGTGCAACCGCTCCTGTTCGTGAATCCCCACTCGATGGATGTCGAGCGCTTCATGAGATCGTGCGGGATAGGGCGCATCGAGGGGACGAACGAGCCATTGGATCACGTGGCCACCGAGCTGGAGTTCGTGCAATGGCTGTCCGTGGTCGCGCGCGACGGGGTGCCGGCTCCCGGCGGGGTTGAGGCGCCTGATGGCGGTTGGGCCGGTGCCGCCGATCGTTTTCTTTCGGAGCATGTGCAAACGTGGATGCCGCGATTCGCACGAAAAGCCGTTGCAGAATCCCGCGAGCCGTTTTACCGCTCGGCAGCGATGTTGCTCGAAGCTTTCGTGCGATAG
- a CDS encoding methionyl aminopeptidase: MYDGKGQPGRNDECWCGSGKKYKKCHLDFDERLQALYEQGFELPERALLKSAADLEGIKRSAAINIGVLDYVSERIGPGTTTEEVDRWVHDYTVEHGGIPADLNYEGYPKSVCTSINEVVCHGIPSEDDVLREGDIVNVDCSTILDGYYSDSSRMFCIGDVSPERQRLVDETKKAMEAGLAAVKPWGLLGDVGAAVNAYAKAQGYSVVREFGGHGIGFDFHEDPFVSHVAEAGTGMVLVPGLVFTIEPMVNAGEAPIDMSDPNGWTVRTADRSDTAQWEIQVAVTEDGYELLSW, encoded by the coding sequence ATGTACGACGGCAAAGGACAACCGGGTCGCAACGACGAATGTTGGTGCGGCAGCGGCAAGAAGTACAAGAAGTGCCACCTCGATTTCGACGAGCGCCTGCAGGCCCTGTACGAGCAGGGCTTCGAGCTGCCCGAGCGCGCGCTGCTGAAAAGCGCCGCCGACCTCGAGGGCATCAAGCGCAGCGCGGCCATCAACATCGGCGTGCTCGACTACGTGTCCGAGCGCATCGGGCCGGGCACGACCACCGAGGAAGTCGACCGCTGGGTGCACGACTACACGGTGGAGCACGGCGGCATCCCCGCCGACCTCAACTACGAGGGCTATCCGAAAAGCGTGTGCACGTCCATCAACGAGGTGGTGTGCCACGGCATCCCGTCCGAAGACGACGTGCTGCGCGAGGGCGACATCGTGAACGTGGACTGCTCCACCATCCTCGACGGCTACTATTCGGATTCCTCGCGCATGTTCTGCATCGGGGACGTGTCGCCCGAGCGGCAGCGCCTGGTGGACGAGACGAAGAAGGCCATGGAGGCCGGCCTGGCCGCCGTCAAGCCCTGGGGGCTGCTCGGCGACGTGGGCGCAGCCGTGAACGCGTACGCGAAGGCGCAGGGCTACTCGGTGGTGCGCGAGTTCGGCGGCCATGGCATCGGGTTCGACTTCCACGAGGACCCGTTCGTGAGCCATGTGGCCGAGGCGGGCACGGGCATGGTGCTCGTGCCGGGGCTCGTGTTCACCATCGAGCCCATGGTGAACGCCGGCGAGGCGCCCATCGACATGAGCGATCCGAACGGATGGACCGTGCGCACGGCCGACCGCTCGGACACGGCGCAGTGGGAGATCCAGGTGGCGGTCACCGAAGACGGCTACGAGCTGCTCAGCTGGTAG
- the pheS gene encoding phenylalanine--tRNA ligase subunit alpha: MAIVEELASLREQTIAQIAQAADTAALEQVRIGVLGKAGTLTGYLRQMGQIAKEERAAVGKAGNEVRAAVEGALAARKEELAASELAAAIDAAAVDVTLPGRAQQVGTRHLINRITDEISEIFLGLGYTVATGPEVETDYYNFEALNAPADHPSRSLADTFYVRDLSGAQAAVRGESDVLLRTQTSGVQVHAMEDNELPIYVIAPGKVYRRDVADPSHLPQFTQIEGLVVDEGITFGDLKGTLDYLCKQMFGEERKTRFRAHYFPFTEPSAEVDVSCGICHGEGCRFCKNTGWLEILGCGMVDPNVLSMSGIDPEKYSGFAFGMGVERIACLKYNVPDLRMLVEGDMRFLRQF, from the coding sequence ATGGCAATCGTGGAGGAACTGGCATCGCTGCGCGAGCAGACCATCGCGCAGATCGCGCAGGCGGCCGACACCGCGGCGCTCGAGCAGGTGCGCATCGGCGTGCTGGGCAAGGCGGGCACGCTGACGGGCTACCTGCGCCAGATGGGGCAGATCGCGAAGGAGGAGCGCGCCGCCGTGGGCAAGGCGGGCAACGAGGTGCGCGCCGCCGTGGAGGGCGCGCTCGCGGCGCGCAAGGAGGAGCTTGCGGCATCCGAGCTGGCCGCCGCCATCGACGCGGCCGCCGTGGACGTGACGCTGCCGGGCCGCGCGCAGCAGGTGGGCACGCGTCACCTCATCAACCGCATCACCGACGAGATCTCCGAGATATTCCTCGGCCTGGGCTACACGGTGGCCACGGGTCCCGAGGTGGAGACGGACTACTACAACTTCGAGGCGCTCAACGCCCCGGCCGACCATCCCAGCCGCAGCCTGGCCGACACGTTCTACGTGCGCGACCTCTCCGGCGCGCAGGCGGCCGTGCGCGGCGAGTCCGACGTGTTGCTGCGCACGCAGACCTCCGGCGTGCAGGTGCACGCGATGGAGGACAACGAGCTGCCCATCTACGTGATCGCGCCCGGCAAGGTGTACCGCCGCGACGTGGCCGACCCGTCCCACCTGCCCCAGTTCACGCAGATCGAAGGCCTCGTCGTGGACGAGGGCATCACGTTCGGCGACCTCAAGGGCACGCTCGACTACCTGTGCAAGCAGATGTTCGGCGAGGAGCGCAAGACGCGGTTCCGCGCCCACTACTTCCCGTTCACGGAGCCGTCGGCCGAGGTGGACGTGAGCTGCGGCATCTGCCACGGCGAGGGCTGCCGGTTCTGCAAGAACACCGGCTGGCTGGAGATCCTCGGCTGCGGCATGGTGGATCCGAACGTGCTGTCGATGTCGGGCATCGATCCCGAGAAGTACTCCGGCTTCGCGTTCGGCATGGGGGTGGAGCGCATCGCCTGCCTGAAGTACAACGTGCCCGATTTGCGCATGCTGGTGGAAGGCGACATGCGCTTCTTAAGGCAATTCTAG
- a CDS encoding TVP38/TMEM64 family protein, giving the protein MANGENRGLRDRRVAVAVALLVFLGIVGVLALLFGRDVLGFLLDGHRVQQQVDRMGPLAPVALGVLIVVQEVTVVIPSEPLELAAGYAFGFWKGALVYLAASVVGCIAIIAVVRFGGDKVLELILTEKRRTQLAHMREAQKFDLAILVAFFIPGLPKDLMAYLAAFAGMHPVHLVLITTAGRLPSVLAITLASSFAAAGDWRATAVVFGVTAVAVVVGVLVYHRFKRRHGGSAKASPK; this is encoded by the coding sequence ATGGCGAACGGTGAGAACAGAGGGCTGCGCGATCGTCGCGTGGCCGTGGCGGTGGCGCTGCTCGTGTTTTTGGGCATCGTCGGGGTGCTGGCGCTCCTGTTCGGCCGCGACGTGCTGGGGTTTCTGCTCGACGGCCACCGGGTGCAGCAGCAGGTGGACCGCATGGGGCCGCTCGCGCCCGTCGCGCTCGGCGTCCTCATCGTGGTGCAGGAGGTGACGGTCGTCATCCCCAGCGAGCCGCTCGAGCTGGCCGCCGGCTACGCGTTCGGCTTCTGGAAGGGCGCGCTCGTCTACCTCGCCGCCAGCGTGGTGGGCTGCATCGCCATCATCGCGGTCGTGCGCTTCGGCGGCGACAAGGTGCTTGAGCTCATCCTCACGGAGAAGCGCCGCACCCAGCTGGCCCATATGCGCGAGGCGCAGAAGTTCGACCTCGCCATCCTCGTGGCGTTCTTCATCCCCGGCCTGCCGAAGGACCTCATGGCCTACCTCGCCGCGTTCGCCGGCATGCATCCCGTGCACCTCGTGCTGATCACCACGGCAGGGCGGCTGCCGTCGGTGCTGGCCATCACGCTGGCCTCCTCGTTCGCCGCTGCGGGCGACTGGCGGGCCACGGCCGTCGTGTTCGGCGTCACCGCCGTGGCCGTGGTGGTGGGCGTCCTCGTCTACCACCGATTCAAGCGCCGTCACGGCGGGAGCGCGAAGGCGTCGCCGAAGTAG